In Pantoea cypripedii, the following proteins share a genomic window:
- the pstA gene encoding phosphate ABC transporter permease PstA, with the protein MTTIELQARAELEASRRKMQAWRSTKNKIALTLSLLTMAFGLFWLVWILFTTVSRGIDGLSWSLFTESTPPPNTAGGGLANALAGSGLLIFWSTFFGTPLGIMAGIYLAEYGRKHWLAEVIRFINDILLSAPSIVVGLFVYTIVVAQMQHFSGWAGVVALALLQIPIVIRTTENMLRLVPDSMREAAYALGTPKWKMISAITLKASVSGIMTGVLLAIARIAGETAPLLFTALSNQFWSTDMMQPIANLPVTIFKFAMSPFAEWQSLAWAGVLIITLCVLLLNILARVIFSKSKH; encoded by the coding sequence ATGACAACGATTGAATTGCAGGCGCGCGCCGAGCTGGAAGCCTCACGTCGTAAAATGCAGGCATGGCGCAGTACCAAAAATAAAATTGCGCTGACGTTGTCGTTACTGACGATGGCGTTTGGCTTGTTCTGGCTGGTGTGGATTCTGTTCACTACCGTTTCGCGCGGTATCGATGGCTTATCCTGGTCGCTGTTTACTGAATCGACCCCGCCGCCTAATACGGCAGGTGGTGGTCTGGCGAACGCCCTGGCCGGTAGCGGTTTATTGATTTTCTGGTCAACCTTCTTCGGTACGCCGCTGGGCATCATGGCGGGGATTTACCTTGCCGAATATGGTCGCAAGCACTGGCTGGCGGAAGTGATTCGTTTTATTAACGATATCCTGTTATCCGCACCGTCGATTGTGGTGGGTCTGTTCGTTTACACCATCGTGGTAGCGCAGATGCAGCACTTCTCCGGTTGGGCCGGTGTGGTGGCGCTGGCGCTGTTGCAGATTCCGATTGTGATCCGCACCACCGAGAACATGCTGCGCCTGGTGCCTGACAGCATGCGTGAGGCAGCCTATGCCCTGGGTACGCCGAAATGGAAGATGATTTCAGCTATCACCCTGAAGGCGTCAGTCTCGGGCATTATGACCGGTGTGCTGCTGGCGATTGCGCGTATTGCCGGTGAAACCGCACCGTTGCTGTTTACTGCGCTGTCGAACCAGTTCTGGAGCACCGACATGATGCAGCCGATCGCTAACCTGCCGGTGACTATCTTTAAATTCGCCATGAGTCCGTTTGCTGAATGGCAAAGCCTGGCGTGGGCGGGTGTACTGATCATTACCCTGTGCGTGTTGCTGCTGAACATCCTGGCGCGTGTGATTTTCTCCAAGAGCAAACACTAA
- a CDS encoding F0F1 ATP synthase subunit epsilon translates to MAMTYHLDVVSAEQQMFSGLVQKIQVSGSEGELGIFPGHAPLLTAIKPGMIRIVKQHGEEEYIYLSGGVLEVQPSSTTVLADTAIRGEDLDEARALEAKRKAEEHMSSSHGDVDYAQASAELAKAIAKLRVIELTKKAM, encoded by the coding sequence ATGGCTATGACTTATCACCTGGATGTGGTCAGCGCGGAGCAACAAATGTTCTCCGGTCTGGTGCAGAAAATCCAGGTGTCAGGTAGCGAAGGTGAACTGGGTATTTTCCCGGGTCACGCCCCGCTCCTGACTGCCATCAAGCCTGGTATGATTCGCATCGTTAAACAGCACGGCGAAGAGGAGTACATCTACCTCTCTGGCGGCGTGCTGGAAGTACAGCCGAGTAGCACCACTGTGCTGGCCGACACCGCGATTCGTGGTGAAGACCTGGACGAGGCGCGCGCGCTGGAAGCGAAACGTAAAGCAGAAGAGCACATGAGCAGCAGCCACGGTGACGTGGACTATGCGCAGGCCTCTGCCGAACTGGCGAAAGCTATCGCGAAACTGCGTGTAATCGAGCTGACCAAAAAAGCGATGTAA
- the glmS gene encoding glutamine--fructose-6-phosphate transaminase (isomerizing): MCGIVGAVAQRDIAEILLEGLRRLEYRGYDSAGLAVVDRQGHVTRLRRLGKVQKLAEAAEQQPLIGGTGIAHTRWATHGEPSEANAHPHISEHIIIVHNGIIENHEPLRAQLIERGYQFASETDTEVVAHLVHWEQKQGGSLREVVLRVIPQLRGAYGMVIMDSRDPSLLVAARSGSPLVVGRGMGENFIASDQLALLPVTRRFIYLEEGDIAEITRREVTIVDRSGKPVNRAEIESNVQYDAGDKGVYRHYMQKEIYEQPMAIKNTLTGRFSHGEVDLSELGPQAEDLLSNVDHIQIIACGTSYNSGMVSRYWFESLANIPCDVEIASEFRYRKSAVRKNSLLITLSQSGETADTLAALRLSKELGYLGSLAICNVAGSSLVRESDLALMTKAGTEIGVASTKAFTTQLTVLLMLVAKLGRLHGMSADTEHEIVHALQALPSRIEQMLAQDKVIESLAEGFSDKHHALFLGRGDQYPIAMEGALKLKEISYIHAEAYAAGELKHGPLALIDADMPVIVVAPNNELLEKLKSNIEEVRARGGLLYVFADQDAGFSDSEGMKIISLPHVEEVIAPIFYTVPLQLLSYHVALIKGTDVDQPRNLAKSVTVE, from the coding sequence ATGTGTGGAATTGTTGGTGCAGTAGCACAGCGCGACATTGCAGAGATTCTGCTGGAAGGTCTGCGTCGTCTCGAATATCGCGGTTACGATTCGGCTGGTCTGGCCGTCGTTGATCGTCAGGGCCATGTGACGCGTCTGCGTCGTCTCGGCAAAGTGCAGAAGCTGGCAGAGGCGGCGGAACAACAGCCGTTGATTGGCGGCACCGGTATCGCTCACACCCGCTGGGCAACGCACGGTGAACCCTCAGAAGCCAATGCGCATCCGCATATTTCTGAGCACATCATCATTGTGCATAACGGCATCATTGAGAACCATGAGCCGCTGCGTGCACAACTGATTGAACGCGGCTACCAGTTTGCCTCAGAAACCGACACCGAAGTGGTGGCGCATCTGGTGCACTGGGAGCAGAAGCAGGGTGGTTCGCTGCGTGAAGTGGTATTGCGGGTCATCCCGCAGCTGCGTGGTGCTTATGGCATGGTGATCATGGATAGCCGCGATCCGTCGCTGCTGGTGGCTGCCCGTTCCGGTAGCCCGCTGGTGGTCGGTCGTGGCATGGGCGAAAACTTTATCGCCTCTGATCAGCTGGCATTGCTGCCGGTGACGCGCCGCTTCATCTATCTGGAAGAGGGCGATATCGCTGAAATCACCCGCCGTGAAGTGACGATTGTCGATCGCAGTGGCAAACCGGTTAATCGCGCCGAGATTGAATCCAACGTGCAGTACGATGCCGGTGACAAAGGCGTCTATCGTCACTATATGCAGAAAGAGATTTATGAACAGCCGATGGCGATCAAAAACACCTTAACCGGTCGTTTTAGCCACGGTGAAGTCGATCTCAGTGAACTTGGCCCGCAGGCTGAAGACCTGCTGAGCAACGTTGACCATATCCAGATTATCGCCTGCGGTACGTCGTACAACTCCGGTATGGTGTCGCGTTATTGGTTTGAGTCGCTGGCCAACATTCCCTGCGATGTCGAAATCGCTTCTGAATTCCGCTATCGCAAATCCGCCGTACGTAAAAACAGCCTGCTGATCACGCTGTCGCAGTCAGGTGAGACGGCAGATACGCTGGCCGCGCTACGTCTGTCGAAAGAACTGGGCTACCTCGGTTCTCTGGCGATTTGTAACGTTGCGGGTTCGTCGCTGGTGCGGGAATCCGATCTGGCGCTGATGACCAAAGCGGGCACCGAAATCGGTGTGGCTTCCACCAAAGCCTTTACCACGCAGCTTACGGTATTGCTGATGCTGGTGGCGAAACTGGGGCGTCTGCACGGTATGTCTGCCGACACCGAGCACGAGATTGTGCACGCATTACAGGCGCTGCCGAGCCGTATTGAGCAGATGCTGGCGCAGGACAAGGTTATCGAAAGTCTGGCGGAAGGTTTCTCTGACAAACATCACGCGCTGTTCCTTGGCCGTGGCGATCAGTACCCGATTGCGATGGAAGGGGCGCTGAAGCTCAAAGAGATCTCCTACATTCACGCGGAAGCCTATGCTGCCGGTGAGCTGAAGCATGGGCCGCTGGCGCTGATTGATGCCGATATGCCAGTGATTGTGGTGGCACCGAACAATGAGTTACTGGAAAAGCTGAAGTCGAATATTGAAGAGGTGCGCGCGCGCGGTGGTCTGCTGTATGTGTTCGCCGATCAGGATGCGGGTTTCAGCGACAGCGAAGGCATGAAGATTATCTCACTGCCGCACGTAGAAGAGGTGATTGCGCCGATCTTCTACACCGTACCGCTGCAACTGCTTTCGTACCATGTGGCGTTGATTAAAGGTACCGATGTTGATCAGCCACGTAACCTGGCGAAATCAGTTACCGTTGAATAA
- the atpD gene encoding F0F1 ATP synthase subunit beta, with protein MAAGKIVQIIGAVVDVEFPQDAVPQVYSALEVKNGDARLVLEVQQQLGGGVVRTIAMGTSDGLKRGLEVTDLKKPIQVPVGKATLGRIMNVLGEPIDMKGDLKEEDGSAVEVSSIHRAAPSYEEQSNSQELLETGIKVIDLMCPFAKGGKVGLFGGAGVGKTVNMMELIRNIAAEHSGYSVFAGVGERTREGNDFYHEMTDSNVIDKVALVYGQMNEPPGNRLRVALTGLTMAEKFRDEGRDVLLFIDNIYRYTLAGTEVSALLGRMPSAVGYQPTLAEEMGVLQERITSTKTGSITSVQAVYVPADDLTDPSPATTFAHLDSTVTLSRQIASLGIYPAVDPLDSTSRQLDPLVVGQEHYDVARGVQSLLQRYQELKDIIAILGMDELSEDDKLLVARARKIQRFLSQPFFVAEVFTGSPGKYVSLKDTIRGFKGIMEGEFDHLPEQAFYMVGAIDEAVEKAKKL; from the coding sequence ATGGCAGCTGGAAAGATTGTCCAGATTATCGGCGCCGTAGTTGACGTCGAATTCCCTCAGGATGCAGTACCGCAAGTGTACAGCGCCCTTGAGGTTAAGAATGGTGATGCTCGTCTGGTGCTGGAAGTTCAGCAGCAGCTGGGTGGTGGCGTGGTTCGTACCATCGCCATGGGTACTTCTGACGGCCTGAAGCGCGGTCTGGAAGTCACCGACCTGAAAAAACCGATCCAGGTACCGGTTGGTAAAGCAACCCTCGGCCGTATCATGAACGTGCTGGGCGAGCCGATCGACATGAAAGGCGACCTGAAAGAAGAAGACGGCAGCGCAGTAGAGGTTTCCTCTATTCACCGTGCAGCACCTTCTTATGAAGAACAGTCTAACTCGCAGGAACTGCTGGAAACCGGCATCAAGGTTATCGACCTGATGTGTCCGTTCGCTAAGGGCGGTAAAGTCGGTCTGTTCGGTGGTGCGGGTGTAGGTAAAACCGTAAACATGATGGAGCTGATCCGTAACATCGCGGCTGAGCACTCAGGTTACTCGGTATTTGCCGGTGTGGGTGAGCGTACTCGTGAGGGTAACGACTTCTACCACGAAATGACTGACTCCAACGTTATCGATAAAGTAGCGCTGGTGTATGGCCAGATGAACGAGCCGCCGGGTAACCGTCTGCGCGTCGCACTGACCGGTCTGACCATGGCGGAAAAATTCCGTGATGAAGGCCGTGACGTACTGCTGTTCATCGACAACATCTATCGTTACACCCTGGCCGGTACAGAAGTTTCTGCACTGCTGGGTCGTATGCCTTCAGCGGTAGGTTATCAGCCGACTCTGGCTGAAGAGATGGGTGTGTTGCAGGAGCGTATTACCTCCACCAAGACCGGTTCAATCACTTCCGTACAGGCCGTTTACGTTCCTGCGGATGACTTGACTGACCCGTCTCCGGCGACCACCTTCGCCCACCTGGACTCAACTGTAACCCTGAGCCGTCAGATCGCTTCTCTGGGTATCTACCCGGCCGTTGACCCGCTGGATTCCACCAGCCGTCAGCTGGATCCGCTGGTTGTTGGTCAGGAGCACTACGATGTAGCGCGTGGCGTACAGTCACTGCTGCAACGTTACCAGGAACTGAAAGACATCATCGCCATCCTCGGTATGGACGAGCTGTCTGAAGATGACAAACTGCTGGTGGCACGTGCGCGTAAAATTCAGCGCTTCCTGTCTCAGCCGTTCTTCGTTGCTGAAGTGTTCACCGGTTCTCCAGGTAAGTACGTATCGCTGAAAGACACCATCCGTGGCTTCAAAGGCATCATGGAAGGTGAATTCGACCATCTGCCAGAGCAGGCTTTCTACATGGTTGGCGCGATCGACGAAGCTGTGGAAAAAGCGAAGAAACTGTAA
- the glmU gene encoding bifunctional UDP-N-acetylglucosamine diphosphorylase/glucosamine-1-phosphate N-acetyltransferase GlmU, with protein MSTTAMSVVILAAGKGTRMYSDLPKVLHTLAGKPMVQHVIDAATGLGAQQIHLVYGHGGDQLKAQLAGNTLNWVLQAQQLGTGHAMQQAAPYFADNEDILMLYGDVPLISQETLQRLRAAKPAGGIGLLTVVLDNPTGYGRIVREHDTITGIVEQKDASAEQLKIQEINTGILVANGGDLKRWLSQLNSNNAQGEFYITDIIAMAHQEGRVVQAVHPARISETDGVNNRLQLAALERAYQAEQAERLLLAGVMLRDPARFDLRGTLQHGRDVEIDTNVIIEGHVTLGDRVKIAAGCIIKNSVIADDCEISAYSVIEDASLAAACTVGPFARLRPGSELGEKAHVGNFVEMKKASLGKGSKAGHLSYLGDAEIGEDVNIGAGTITCNYDGANKSKTIIGDNVFVGSDTQLVAPVTIASGATIAAGTTVMKDVPAAVLVYNRKEQNQKAGWQRPVKKK; from the coding sequence ATGTCTACAACTGCGATGAGTGTGGTGATTCTTGCTGCTGGCAAGGGCACCCGTATGTATTCCGATCTCCCCAAAGTTCTGCATACCCTGGCAGGAAAACCGATGGTTCAGCATGTGATTGACGCCGCCACCGGGCTGGGTGCCCAGCAAATCCATCTGGTGTATGGTCATGGCGGTGATCAACTCAAAGCACAGCTTGCCGGGAACACCCTGAACTGGGTACTTCAGGCACAGCAACTGGGCACCGGACATGCGATGCAGCAGGCGGCTCCTTATTTCGCCGATAACGAAGATATTCTGATGTTGTACGGCGATGTGCCGCTGATCTCGCAGGAGACTTTGCAGCGTCTGCGCGCCGCCAAACCAGCAGGCGGCATCGGGCTACTGACGGTAGTTCTCGACAATCCCACCGGTTATGGTCGCATCGTACGTGAACACGACACCATCACCGGCATCGTGGAACAAAAAGATGCCTCGGCAGAACAGCTGAAGATTCAGGAAATCAACACCGGTATCCTGGTTGCCAACGGCGGCGATCTCAAACGCTGGCTTTCTCAGCTGAACAGCAACAATGCCCAGGGCGAGTTTTATATTACCGACATTATTGCCATGGCGCATCAGGAAGGTCGTGTCGTGCAGGCGGTCCATCCGGCGCGGATCAGCGAAACCGACGGTGTGAACAATCGCCTGCAACTGGCTGCGCTGGAGCGTGCATATCAGGCTGAACAAGCCGAGAGATTGTTGCTGGCTGGCGTCATGTTGCGCGACCCGGCACGTTTTGATCTGCGCGGTACGCTGCAACACGGGCGCGATGTCGAAATCGATACCAATGTGATCATCGAAGGTCACGTGACGCTGGGTGATCGCGTGAAAATTGCGGCGGGTTGCATCATCAAAAACAGCGTGATTGCCGATGACTGTGAAATCAGTGCGTATTCGGTAATTGAAGATGCCAGCCTGGCGGCGGCTTGTACCGTCGGCCCGTTTGCCCGTCTGCGTCCTGGCAGCGAGTTGGGTGAAAAGGCGCATGTGGGTAACTTCGTTGAAATGAAAAAAGCCAGCCTCGGCAAAGGCTCCAAAGCCGGACATCTCTCTTATCTGGGTGATGCGGAGATCGGCGAGGACGTGAATATCGGTGCGGGTACCATCACCTGCAATTACGATGGCGCGAACAAATCGAAAACCATCATTGGCGATAACGTCTTTGTTGGCTCCGACACGCAGCTGGTTGCTCCGGTGACCATTGCCAGTGGCGCAACTATCGCCGCAGGCACCACGGTGATGAAAGACGTTCCCGCTGCGGTTCTGGTTTATAACCGTAAAGAACAGAACCAGAAAGCCGGCTGGCAGCGCCCGGTGAAGAAAAAGTAA
- the atpG gene encoding F0F1 ATP synthase subunit gamma produces the protein MAGAKEIRSKIGSVKNTQKITKAMEMVAASKMRKTQERMAASRPYADTMRKVIGHLALGNLEYKHPYLDERDVKRVGYLVVSTDRGLCGGLNINLFKKVLAEMKAWTDKGVQSDLAIIGSKGLGFFGSVGGNIVAQVTGMGDKPSLSELIGPVKVMLQAYDEGRIDKLYVVSNKFNNTMSQTPTITQLLPLPPAEGEEEMKAKTWDYLYEPDPKALLDTLLRRYVESQVYQGVVENLASEQAARMVAMKAATDNGGNLIKELQLVYNKARQASITQELTEIVSGASAV, from the coding sequence ATGGCCGGCGCAAAAGAAATACGATCCAAAATCGGAAGCGTGAAAAACACGCAGAAGATTACCAAAGCAATGGAAATGGTCGCCGCCTCCAAGATGCGTAAAACGCAGGAACGCATGGCGGCCAGTCGTCCGTATGCAGATACCATGCGCAAAGTGATTGGTCACCTTGCGTTAGGTAATCTGGAATACAAGCACCCTTACCTGGATGAGCGTGACGTTAAGCGCGTCGGCTACCTGGTCGTTTCGACTGACCGCGGGCTTTGTGGTGGTTTGAACATTAACCTGTTCAAAAAAGTGCTGGCAGAAATGAAAGCCTGGACTGATAAAGGCGTACAGAGCGATCTGGCGATTATCGGTTCCAAAGGGCTGGGTTTCTTCGGCTCTGTGGGTGGCAACATCGTGGCGCAGGTTACAGGCATGGGCGATAAGCCTTCACTGTCTGAATTGATCGGCCCGGTAAAAGTGATGTTGCAGGCTTATGATGAAGGCCGCATCGACAAGCTGTATGTCGTCAGCAACAAGTTTAATAACACCATGTCTCAGACTCCGACCATTACCCAACTGCTGCCGTTACCGCCAGCGGAAGGTGAAGAAGAGATGAAGGCGAAGACCTGGGATTACCTGTACGAACCCGATCCGAAAGCGCTGCTGGATACCCTGCTGCGTCGTTATGTCGAATCGCAGGTTTATCAGGGTGTGGTGGAAAACCTGGCCAGTGAGCAGGCCGCACGTATGGTTGCGATGAAAGCTGCAACCGATAACGGCGGAAATCTGATCAAAGAGCTGCAGTTGGTTTACAACAAAGCTCGTCAGGCCAGCATCACCCAGGAACTTACCGAGATCGTCTCGGGGGCCTCCGCGGTTTAA
- the pstC gene encoding phosphate ABC transporter permease PstC, translated as MAATKPTFKAPGKQGDMIFGALVKLSALIVLLLLGGIIVSLIFSSWPSIQKFGFSFLWTKTWDAPNEQFGALVPIYGTVVTSLIALIIAVPVSFGIALFLTELAPGWLRRPLGTAIELLAAIPSIVYGMWGLFIFAPLFAQYFQTPVGDIMSNIPIVGALFSGPAFGIGILAAGVILAIMIIPYIASVMRDVFEQTPVMMKESAYGIGCTTWEVIWRIVLPFTKNGVIGGVMLGLGRALGETMAVTFIIGNTYQLDSASLFMPGNSITSALANEFAEAESGVHVAALMELGLILFVITFIVLAISKLMILRLAKSEGARS; from the coding sequence ATGGCTGCCACTAAGCCGACGTTTAAAGCCCCTGGCAAACAAGGTGACATGATTTTCGGCGCGCTGGTTAAACTCTCCGCGCTGATTGTGTTGTTGCTGCTGGGTGGCATCATCGTCTCCCTGATTTTCTCCTCCTGGCCCAGCATCCAGAAATTTGGCTTCTCTTTCCTGTGGACCAAAACCTGGGATGCGCCTAATGAACAATTTGGTGCGCTGGTGCCGATTTACGGAACTGTCGTGACCTCGCTGATTGCGCTGATCATCGCCGTTCCGGTGAGCTTCGGTATCGCCCTGTTCCTGACGGAACTGGCCCCAGGCTGGCTGCGTCGTCCGCTTGGTACGGCGATTGAACTGCTGGCGGCCATTCCCAGTATCGTTTACGGCATGTGGGGCCTGTTTATTTTCGCACCGCTGTTTGCGCAATATTTCCAGACGCCGGTGGGTGACATCATGTCGAATATCCCGATCGTCGGCGCGCTATTTTCCGGCCCGGCCTTTGGTATCGGCATCCTCGCCGCAGGCGTGATTCTGGCCATTATGATCATCCCTTATATCGCTTCGGTGATGCGTGATGTGTTTGAGCAGACGCCGGTGATGATGAAAGAGTCAGCCTATGGTATCGGCTGCACCACCTGGGAAGTGATCTGGCGCATCGTGCTGCCGTTCACCAAAAACGGGGTTATCGGTGGCGTGATGCTCGGCCTGGGCCGTGCTCTGGGTGAAACCATGGCGGTCACCTTTATTATCGGTAACACCTACCAGCTCGACAGCGCTTCGCTGTTTATGCCAGGCAACAGCATCACCTCGGCGCTGGCGAACGAATTCGCTGAAGCGGAATCCGGCGTGCATGTGGCGGCACTGATGGAACTGGGGCTGATCCTGTTTGTTATCACCTTTATCGTGCTGGCGATCTCCAAACTGATGATCCTGCGTCTGGCGAAGAGTGAAGGAGCCCGTTCATGA
- the atpA gene encoding F0F1 ATP synthase subunit alpha, producing the protein MQLNSTEISELIKQRIAQFNVVSEAHNEGTIVSVSDGIIRVHGLADVMQGEMIALPGNRYAIALNLERDSVGAVVMGPYADLAEGMKVKCTGRILEVPVGRGLLGRVVNTLGAPIDGKGAIENDGFSPVEVIAPGVIDRQSVDEPVQTGYKSVDAMIPIGRGQRELIIGDRQTGKTAMAIDAIINQRDSGIKCVYVAIGQKASTISNVVRKLEEHGALANTIVVVASASESAALQYLAPYAGCAMGEYFRDRGEDALIVYDDLSKQAVAYRQISLLLRRPPGREAFPGDVFYLHSRLLERASRVTADYVERFTNGEVKGKTGSLTALPIIETQAGDVSAFVPTNVISITDGQIFLESNLFNSGIRPAVNPGISVSRVGGAAQTKIIKKLSGGIRTALAQYRELAAFSQFASDLDDATRKQLSHGQKVTELLKQKQYAPMSIAQQGLVLFAAERGFLNDVELAKIGSFEAALLAFADRDHAELMAEINQSGNFNNEIEEKLKGLLETFKATQSW; encoded by the coding sequence ATGCAACTGAATTCCACCGAAATCAGCGAACTGATCAAGCAGCGCATTGCTCAGTTCAATGTCGTGAGCGAAGCTCACAATGAAGGTACTATTGTTTCTGTAAGTGACGGTATCATCCGCGTACACGGCCTGGCCGATGTAATGCAGGGTGAGATGATTGCCCTGCCGGGTAACCGTTACGCTATCGCCCTGAACCTCGAGCGTGACTCTGTAGGTGCGGTGGTGATGGGTCCGTACGCTGACCTCGCCGAAGGCATGAAGGTTAAGTGTACTGGCCGTATTCTGGAAGTGCCGGTTGGACGTGGCCTGCTGGGTCGCGTTGTGAACACCCTGGGTGCTCCAATCGACGGTAAAGGCGCAATCGAAAACGACGGCTTCTCGCCGGTTGAAGTGATTGCTCCGGGCGTTATCGATCGTCAGTCTGTTGATGAGCCAGTTCAGACTGGTTACAAATCTGTCGATGCGATGATTCCAATCGGCCGTGGCCAGCGTGAGCTGATCATCGGTGACCGTCAGACCGGTAAAACGGCGATGGCTATCGACGCCATCATCAACCAGCGCGATTCAGGCATCAAATGCGTGTACGTTGCGATCGGTCAGAAAGCTTCTACCATCTCTAACGTGGTACGTAAGCTGGAAGAACACGGTGCACTGGCTAACACCATCGTGGTTGTGGCTTCTGCTTCTGAATCTGCTGCACTGCAATACCTGGCACCGTATGCCGGTTGCGCAATGGGCGAATACTTCCGTGACCGTGGTGAAGATGCGCTGATCGTATACGATGACCTGTCTAAGCAGGCTGTTGCTTACCGTCAGATTTCTCTGCTGCTCCGTCGTCCGCCGGGTCGTGAAGCGTTCCCTGGCGACGTGTTCTACCTCCACTCTCGTCTGCTGGAGCGTGCATCACGCGTTACCGCTGATTACGTTGAGCGTTTCACCAATGGTGAAGTGAAAGGTAAGACCGGTTCTCTGACTGCACTGCCGATCATCGAAACCCAGGCGGGTGACGTTTCTGCGTTCGTTCCGACCAACGTGATTTCAATCACCGATGGTCAGATCTTCCTGGAATCTAACCTGTTCAACTCCGGTATTCGTCCGGCAGTTAACCCAGGGATCTCAGTATCTCGTGTGGGTGGTGCAGCGCAGACCAAGATCATCAAGAAACTGTCCGGTGGTATCCGTACCGCTCTGGCACAGTATCGTGAACTGGCGGCGTTCTCTCAGTTCGCTTCTGATCTGGACGATGCAACCCGTAAACAGCTGAGCCACGGTCAGAAAGTGACCGAGCTGCTGAAACAGAAACAGTATGCGCCGATGTCAATCGCGCAGCAGGGTCTGGTGCTGTTTGCTGCAGAGCGTGGCTTCCTGAACGACGTTGAGCTGGCAAAAATTGGTAGCTTCGAAGCAGCGCTGCTGGCGTTTGCAGACCGCGACCACGCCGAGCTGATGGCTGAAATCAACCAGTCTGGTAACTTCAACAACGAAATCGAAGAGAAGCTGAAAGGCCTCCTTGAAACGTTTAAAGCAACCCAGTCCTGGTAA
- the pstS gene encoding phosphate ABC transporter substrate-binding protein PstS — MTLMRSTVARILAATFAVSAVSAFAATDLTGAGGTFPAPVYAKWAAEYQQATGSKINYQGIGSSGGVKQIIAKTVDFGASDAPMKDEDLQKNGLFQFPTVIGGVVLAVNIPGIKSGELTLDGKTVGDIYLGNIKKWNDPAIAKLNKGVKLPDTNINVVRRADGSGTSFVFTSYLSKVNEEWNSKIGKGNTVNWPTGLGGKGNDGVAAFVQRLPGSIGYVEYAYAKQNNLTYTKLMDADGKAVSPSETSFSNAAKGANWSETFAQDLTFQKGADAWPISSTTFILVYKDQANAEKGSEVLKFFDWAYKHGSKTATSLDYAALPDSVTAQIRSAWKANIKDSSGKALFE, encoded by the coding sequence ATGACACTGATGCGTAGCACCGTAGCCCGAATCCTCGCCGCCACCTTCGCAGTAAGCGCGGTCTCTGCTTTTGCAGCAACCGATCTGACTGGCGCAGGCGGGACGTTCCCGGCACCGGTTTATGCCAAGTGGGCAGCAGAATACCAGCAAGCCACCGGTAGCAAAATCAACTATCAGGGTATTGGTTCTTCAGGCGGCGTGAAGCAAATCATCGCCAAAACCGTCGATTTCGGTGCGTCAGATGCGCCGATGAAAGATGAAGATCTGCAAAAAAATGGCCTGTTCCAGTTCCCGACCGTGATCGGTGGTGTGGTACTGGCAGTGAATATCCCTGGTATTAAATCAGGTGAGCTGACCCTCGACGGCAAAACCGTTGGTGACATCTACCTGGGTAACATCAAAAAGTGGAACGATCCGGCGATTGCCAAACTGAACAAGGGCGTAAAACTGCCTGACACCAATATCAACGTGGTACGCCGCGCTGATGGTTCCGGTACTTCTTTCGTCTTCACCAGCTACCTGTCTAAAGTGAACGAAGAGTGGAACAGCAAAATCGGTAAAGGTAACACCGTAAACTGGCCAACCGGTCTGGGCGGTAAAGGTAACGACGGCGTGGCTGCATTCGTACAGCGTCTGCCGGGTTCAATTGGCTACGTAGAATATGCGTACGCTAAGCAGAACAACCTGACCTATACCAAACTGATGGATGCTGACGGTAAAGCGGTATCGCCGAGCGAAACCAGCTTCTCTAACGCGGCGAAAGGCGCGAACTGGAGCGAAACCTTTGCTCAGGACCTGACTTTCCAGAAAGGCGCAGATGCATGGCCGATCTCCTCAACCACGTTCATCCTGGTTTACAAAGATCAGGCGAATGCTGAAAAAGGTAGCGAAGTGCTGAAGTTCTTCGACTGGGCTTACAAACACGGTTCTAAAACGGCGACCAGCCTGGATTACGCCGCTCTGCCAGACAGCGTAACCGCGCAGATCCGTTCTGCCTGGAAAGCCAACATCAAAGACAGTTCAGGCAAAGCGCTGTTCGAGTAA